A DNA window from Nitratidesulfovibrio sp. contains the following coding sequences:
- a CDS encoding YgeY family selenium metabolism-linked hydrolase, with protein sequence MLNDQRRNEVNELCRSLIRQPSYSGQEGDVARVLGSFMRTRGYDEVTVDRYGSIVGCIRGKRPGPVVLMDGHIDTVPVPDPTAWTHDPFGGELADGRIHGRGASDMKGAVAAMACAAANLAQDTDRNFAGTLCVAGVVHEECFEGIAAREISANFRPDVVIIGEASELNLKIGQRGRAEIVLETFGVPAHSANPDKGVNAVHLMRALLAETESITAPEHPVLGKGVAVLTDIISTPYPGASVVPSHCRATYDRRLLTGEKPDAVLAPYRDAVRRLEASVPSFKGRAEYARGAESCHTGATIEGERFFPGWLFDESEDFVQRALAALRGAGLAPAISHYSFCTNGSHYAGEAGIRTLGFGPSREDLAHTIDEYIEESQLHAATAGYAAICNALLEG encoded by the coding sequence ATGCTGAACGACCAACGCAGGAACGAGGTCAACGAACTCTGCCGCTCCCTGATACGCCAGCCCAGCTATTCCGGACAGGAAGGCGACGTGGCGCGCGTGCTGGGCAGCTTCATGCGTACGCGCGGGTACGACGAGGTGACCGTGGACCGGTACGGCAGCATCGTGGGTTGCATCCGGGGCAAGCGCCCCGGCCCCGTGGTGCTCATGGACGGCCACATCGACACGGTGCCCGTGCCCGACCCCACGGCATGGACGCATGATCCCTTCGGCGGCGAGCTTGCCGACGGGCGCATACACGGACGCGGCGCGTCTGACATGAAGGGCGCGGTGGCAGCCATGGCCTGTGCAGCGGCAAATCTTGCGCAGGACACCGACCGCAACTTCGCGGGCACGCTGTGCGTGGCCGGGGTGGTGCACGAAGAATGCTTCGAGGGTATCGCCGCCCGCGAGATCAGCGCCAACTTCAGGCCGGACGTGGTCATCATCGGAGAGGCGTCGGAACTCAACCTCAAGATCGGCCAGCGCGGCCGGGCGGAAATAGTGCTGGAAACCTTCGGCGTGCCCGCCCACTCCGCCAACCCGGACAAGGGTGTCAACGCCGTGCATCTGATGCGCGCCCTGCTGGCCGAAACGGAATCCATCACCGCACCCGAGCACCCCGTGCTGGGCAAGGGCGTGGCGGTGCTGACCGACATCATTTCCACCCCCTACCCCGGGGCATCGGTAGTGCCCAGCCACTGCCGCGCCACCTACGACCGACGTCTGCTGACGGGCGAAAAGCCCGATGCCGTGCTGGCCCCCTACCGTGATGCCGTGCGGCGGCTGGAAGCCTCCGTGCCGTCGTTCAAGGGGCGTGCCGAATACGCGCGCGGCGCCGAGTCCTGCCATACCGGCGCGACCATCGAAGGCGAACGCTTCTTCCCCGGCTGGCTCTTCGACGAAAGCGAAGACTTCGTGCAACGCGCCCTGGCCGCCCTGCGCGGCGCGGGCCTTGCCCCCGCCATCTCGCATTACTCGTTCTGCACCAACGGCAGCCACTACGCCGGGGAAGCGGGCATCCGCACCCTGGGCTTTGGCCCCTCGCGCGAGGATCTCGCCCACACCATCGACGAATACATCGAGGAATCCCAGCTCCATGCGGCCACCGCCGGGTACGCCGCCATCTGCAACGCTCTGCTCGAGGGGTAA
- the dpaL gene encoding diaminopropionate ammonia-lyase, with protein MTGIKVLHNSRLRTANAGADLSALSQGEAQRALRFHRTFPEYAPTPLHTLPGLARDLGVGQVFVKDESHRFGLNAFKVLGGAYAIGRYLAKALGRDIDDISRDMLCSDAVRRQLGELTFATTTDGNHGRGVAWTAQQLGQKAVVYMPKGSARERVDNILAHGAACTVTDLNYDDAVAMTWQKARANGWIMVQDTAWEGYEDIPTWIMQGYMTLALEALEQMRALGTERPSHVLLQAGVGSFAGAVLGYLASVLGADMPRFVIVEPHNANCIYTSARIGDGAPHTVTGDLDTLMAGLACGAPNTVSWGLLRDYAHSYMSCPDYVAANGMRMLGAPLSGDPRIISGESGAVTTGALQWIMQHPDGAATREALQLDDASRVLCVSTEGDTSPATYRNVVWFGQNPDGDRPC; from the coding sequence GTGACCGGCATCAAGGTTCTTCACAATTCCCGGTTGCGAACCGCCAATGCGGGAGCCGATCTGTCGGCCCTCTCGCAAGGCGAGGCGCAACGTGCCCTCCGCTTTCACCGCACCTTCCCGGAATACGCCCCCACCCCCCTGCATACGTTGCCGGGGCTGGCCCGCGACCTTGGCGTGGGCCAGGTTTTCGTCAAGGACGAATCGCACCGTTTCGGCCTCAATGCCTTCAAGGTACTGGGCGGGGCTTATGCCATCGGTCGCTACCTGGCCAAGGCCCTTGGGCGCGACATCGATGACATCAGCCGCGACATGTTGTGCTCCGATGCCGTGCGCCGCCAACTGGGCGAACTTACCTTCGCCACCACCACCGACGGCAACCACGGGCGCGGCGTGGCCTGGACGGCCCAGCAACTGGGGCAGAAGGCCGTGGTGTACATGCCCAAGGGTTCGGCCCGCGAACGCGTGGACAACATCCTTGCCCACGGCGCCGCCTGCACCGTCACCGACCTCAACTACGACGACGCCGTGGCCATGACCTGGCAAAAGGCACGCGCCAACGGCTGGATCATGGTGCAGGACACGGCGTGGGAGGGATACGAGGACATCCCCACCTGGATCATGCAGGGCTACATGACCCTGGCCCTTGAGGCGCTGGAGCAGATGCGCGCACTCGGCACGGAACGCCCCAGCCATGTCCTGCTGCAAGCGGGCGTAGGGTCGTTCGCCGGGGCCGTGCTGGGCTATCTGGCTTCCGTGTTGGGAGCGGACATGCCGCGCTTCGTCATCGTCGAACCGCACAACGCCAACTGCATCTATACGTCCGCCCGCATCGGCGACGGCGCTCCGCATACCGTTACCGGCGACCTGGATACCCTGATGGCCGGGCTGGCCTGCGGCGCGCCCAACACGGTGAGCTGGGGGCTGCTGCGCGACTACGCGCACAGTTACATGTCCTGCCCGGACTACGTGGCAGCCAACGGCATGCGCATGCTTGGTGCGCCATTGAGTGGTGATCCCCGCATCATTTCGGGCGAGTCGGGCGCAGTGACCACGGGGGCGCTCCAGTGGATCATGCAACACCCCGACGGGGCCGCCACGCGCGAGGCCCTGCAACTTGACGACGCATCCCGCGTGCTGTGCGTAAGCACCGAGGGCGACACCTCGCCCGCAACCTATCGCAACGTGGTGTGGTTCGGACAGAACCCCGACGGAGACCGCCCATGCTGA
- a CDS encoding sigma 54-interacting transcriptional regulator codes for MLADIQAQVQRYAEVISQVTGIDVEVVDDRLIRIAGTGMYEKGVGHSLRSAGEVYRTAMRTRRTVFMETPREHEICSQCPNRADCREKLSVSTPIADGEHLYGVIGLVCFKDDERERVLARKDTFIHFIGLLAQALAGKLHDKRRLEGATEFLDLMLQIVDVNNRGILVRNAEGGFTYANGFARSLLGLGEQDTAPATLEVLPTGDSFSDMDEFVLRCNGRQVDAVGHLRGLHSRNPDFASVLAFESLDDAKRRVHSLAESGGGGGLDAIVGESAKLKALKAQVQRIATSTSTVLITGESGTGKELFARAVHAESPRRDGPFVALNCGAIPDTLLESELFGYVGGAFTGASRKGHIGKFELAHGGVIFLDEIGSMPLYLQVKLLRVLQERALTRLGSSRAVSVDIRVIAATNDDLETMVAQNMFREDLYYRLNVIPLRVPPLRDRPGDIRPLVDRFLDTYCARFGKTRPTHVPDRVLELLNAHHWPGNVRELENVVEYMVNMMPGNGRLGPMHLPPALLSPRNTARAHMDRSCAAEPDAHPHPATGHTMPHVATACPPPGQEDSTMQGAARIMDGSMPIMTLQELERRTIEAALARYGVDTLGKRQAAAALGISVATLYRKLKEAGD; via the coding sequence ATGCTCGCAGACATTCAGGCTCAGGTGCAACGCTATGCCGAGGTCATCTCGCAGGTGACCGGTATCGACGTCGAGGTGGTTGACGACAGGCTGATACGCATCGCCGGAACCGGCATGTACGAAAAGGGCGTGGGGCACAGCCTGCGCAGCGCGGGCGAGGTGTACCGCACCGCCATGCGCACCCGGCGCACCGTGTTCATGGAAACCCCGCGAGAACACGAAATATGCAGTCAGTGCCCCAACCGCGCCGATTGCCGTGAAAAACTTTCGGTCAGCACACCCATCGCCGACGGCGAACACTTGTACGGCGTCATCGGCCTGGTCTGCTTCAAGGACGATGAACGCGAACGGGTGCTGGCCCGCAAGGACACCTTCATCCATTTCATCGGGCTGCTGGCCCAGGCTCTGGCGGGCAAACTGCACGACAAGCGCAGGCTGGAGGGGGCCACGGAATTCCTGGACCTGATGCTCCAGATCGTGGACGTGAACAACCGGGGCATCCTGGTGCGCAACGCCGAAGGGGGCTTTACCTACGCCAACGGATTTGCCCGCAGCCTGCTGGGCCTTGGCGAACAGGACACCGCACCCGCCACGCTGGAAGTTTTGCCCACGGGCGACAGTTTCTCGGACATGGACGAGTTCGTGCTGCGCTGCAACGGCAGACAGGTGGATGCCGTGGGACATCTGCGCGGGCTGCATTCGCGCAACCCGGACTTTGCCTCGGTGCTGGCCTTTGAATCGCTGGATGACGCCAAACGGAGAGTGCACAGCCTGGCCGAAAGCGGAGGCGGCGGCGGGCTGGACGCCATCGTGGGCGAATCCGCCAAACTGAAGGCCCTGAAGGCGCAGGTGCAGCGCATCGCCACGTCCACATCCACCGTATTGATCACCGGAGAATCCGGAACGGGCAAGGAACTGTTCGCGCGGGCCGTTCATGCCGAAAGCCCCCGCCGCGACGGGCCGTTCGTGGCGCTGAACTGCGGCGCCATACCCGACACGCTTCTGGAAAGCGAACTGTTCGGTTACGTGGGCGGGGCCTTTACCGGAGCATCCCGCAAGGGCCACATCGGCAAGTTCGAACTGGCCCACGGCGGCGTCATATTTCTGGACGAAATAGGAAGCATGCCGCTGTACTTGCAGGTAAAACTGCTCCGTGTATTGCAAGAGCGCGCCCTGACCCGCCTCGGCTCCAGCCGCGCGGTCAGCGTGGACATCCGCGTCATCGCCGCCACCAACGACGACCTGGAAACCATGGTGGCCCAGAACATGTTCCGCGAAGACCTCTACTACCGGCTCAACGTCATCCCCCTGCGCGTACCGCCGCTACGCGACAGGCCCGGCGACATCCGCCCGTTGGTGGACCGTTTTCTGGACACCTACTGCGCCCGCTTCGGCAAGACGCGCCCGACGCACGTTCCCGATCGCGTGCTGGAACTGCTGAACGCCCACCATTGGCCCGGCAACGTCCGTGAACTGGAAAACGTGGTGGAATACATGGTCAACATGATGCCGGGCAACGGGCGGCTGGGTCCCATGCACCTGCCCCCTGCCCTGCTTTCCCCCCGCAACACCGCACGTGCCCACATGGACCGCTCCTGCGCGGCGGAACCCGACGCGCATCCCCACCCTGCGACAGGCCACACCATGCCCCACGTCGCGACCGCCTGCCCGCCTCCAGGCCAGGAGGACAGCACGATGCAAGGCGCGGCAAGGATCATGGATGGCTCAATGCCAATCATGACGTTGCAGGAACTGGAGCGCCGGACCATAGAGGCCGCGCTGGCCCGCTACGGCGTCGACACACTGGGCAAACGCCAGGCCGCCGCGGCGCTGGGCATCAGCGTGGCCACCCTGTACCGCAAGCTCAAGGAAGCCGGGGACTGA
- a CDS encoding 4Fe-4S dicluster domain-containing protein, whose protein sequence is MSTYCIVTDERRCISCKACEVHCKVKNAMPVGIKLGEHFTEGPVPSASGAPLYRTLYMPCFHCEEPECVDVCPTGAMTKREADGIVYVEADDCIGCGACLEACPWHIPQWNEDGDKAVKCDLCMDRIDAGLKPACVTGCTTHALALVGQDDPRYEEQRKRAPQRALAER, encoded by the coding sequence ATGAGCACCTACTGCATCGTCACCGACGAACGCCGCTGCATCAGCTGCAAGGCGTGCGAAGTCCATTGCAAGGTCAAGAACGCCATGCCCGTGGGCATCAAGCTGGGCGAGCACTTCACCGAAGGCCCCGTGCCCTCGGCCAGCGGCGCGCCTCTTTACCGCACCCTGTACATGCCCTGCTTCCACTGCGAGGAGCCGGAATGCGTGGACGTCTGTCCCACCGGGGCCATGACCAAGCGCGAGGCCGACGGCATCGTGTACGTGGAGGCCGATGACTGCATCGGCTGCGGCGCCTGCCTGGAAGCCTGCCCCTGGCACATCCCCCAGTGGAACGAGGACGGCGACAAGGCCGTGAAGTGCGACCTGTGCATGGACCGCATCGACGCCGGGCTGAAGCCCGCCTGCGTCACCGGTTGCACCACCCATGCGCTTGCACTGGTGGGTCAGGACGACCCCCGCTACGAAGAACAGCGCAAGCGCGCGCCGCAGCGAGCCCTGGCGGAACGCTAG
- a CDS encoding molybdopterin-dependent oxidoreductase: MAGRQQVYSVCGMCSVRCPIVVEVEDGKAVRIEGNPKSPLKGSLCARGAAGIALEMDTERPQRPLIRVGERGEGKWREASWDEALDYVAEKLKDITAAHGGRSVLFSDRGGPFVDLHQAFMRGLGSPNYCNHDSACARNVQHAAKSVMGIGRKEVVYDYRNCKHLVLQTRNILEAINVAEANAVLDGLEKGCKLSVVDIRATYTAGKADNFYMVRPGSDLAFNLAVIHVLLNEGLYNKPYVEAHVQDLDALAEHVATCTPQWAEGETGVPAAAITALARQLAEAAPNVIWHPGWMVARYDDSFHVCRTAYIINALLGSIGAKGGLPIANKPGDVGRKGLKKLVDLYPAPEEKRADGVGWRHTQFDGGPGLINLAYDAIATGDPYPVKAYICYRHDPLMAMPDADAMKRKWEGLDLLVSVTFSWSDTAWHSDVVLPLSTYLSRESIIASKGGLKPQFFVRKRAMQPTLDTRADWEILCGLAKRLGMDKLAFERIEDIWDYQLQPTGVTMADFDAKGFVELCDAPKYREDAELKFGTGSGKLEMISPKWTKAGEPSLRPYAAPPAPPQGMFRIAFGRTALHTQGHTVNNPLLAEQMATNVAWINTARAAELGIADGELLEVLDAHGTAAGRIRAFVTDFVHPEALFMVHGFGHRLPVESRARGKGVADQELMPGGLERYDRAGGGISMQEHFVAVRKAAARA; this comes from the coding sequence ATGGCAGGCAGGCAACAGGTGTACAGTGTATGCGGCATGTGCAGCGTGCGCTGTCCCATCGTGGTCGAGGTGGAGGACGGCAAGGCCGTTCGCATCGAGGGCAACCCCAAGTCGCCCCTCAAGGGGTCGCTGTGTGCGCGCGGCGCGGCGGGCATCGCCCTTGAAATGGATACGGAACGTCCGCAGCGCCCGCTGATCCGCGTGGGTGAACGCGGCGAAGGCAAGTGGCGCGAAGCCTCGTGGGACGAGGCGCTGGACTACGTGGCCGAAAAGCTGAAGGACATCACCGCCGCCCACGGCGGGCGCAGCGTGCTGTTTTCCGACCGGGGCGGCCCCTTCGTGGACCTGCACCAGGCCTTCATGCGCGGTCTGGGTTCGCCCAACTACTGCAACCACGACAGCGCCTGCGCGCGCAACGTGCAGCACGCCGCAAAATCGGTGATGGGCATCGGTCGCAAGGAAGTGGTCTACGACTACCGCAACTGCAAGCACCTGGTCTTGCAGACCCGCAACATCCTTGAAGCCATCAACGTGGCCGAGGCCAACGCGGTGCTCGACGGCCTGGAAAAGGGCTGCAAGCTCAGCGTGGTGGACATCCGCGCCACCTACACCGCAGGCAAGGCCGACAATTTCTACATGGTGCGCCCCGGCAGCGACCTGGCCTTCAACCTGGCCGTCATCCACGTGCTGCTCAACGAAGGGCTGTACAACAAGCCCTACGTCGAAGCGCACGTGCAGGACCTGGACGCGCTGGCCGAGCATGTGGCCACCTGCACCCCGCAGTGGGCCGAGGGCGAAACCGGCGTGCCCGCCGCCGCCATCACCGCGCTGGCCCGCCAGTTGGCCGAGGCCGCGCCCAATGTCATCTGGCACCCCGGCTGGATGGTGGCGCGCTACGACGATTCGTTCCACGTCTGTCGCACCGCGTACATCATCAACGCCCTGCTCGGCTCCATCGGGGCCAAGGGTGGCCTGCCCATCGCCAACAAGCCCGGCGACGTGGGTCGCAAGGGCCTGAAGAAGCTGGTGGACCTGTACCCCGCCCCCGAAGAGAAGCGCGCCGACGGCGTGGGCTGGCGGCACACCCAGTTCGACGGCGGCCCCGGCCTGATCAACCTGGCCTACGACGCCATCGCCACCGGCGACCCGTACCCGGTCAAGGCGTACATCTGCTACCGGCACGACCCGCTGATGGCCATGCCCGACGCGGACGCCATGAAGCGCAAGTGGGAAGGGCTGGACCTGCTGGTCAGCGTGACCTTCTCGTGGTCGGACACGGCGTGGCATTCCGACGTGGTGCTGCCCCTGTCCACCTACCTTTCGCGCGAGAGCATCATCGCCTCCAAGGGCGGGCTGAAGCCGCAGTTCTTCGTGCGCAAGCGGGCCATGCAGCCCACGCTGGATACCAGGGCCGACTGGGAAATCCTGTGCGGTCTCGCCAAACGGCTGGGCATGGACAAGCTGGCCTTCGAACGCATCGAGGACATCTGGGACTACCAGTTGCAGCCCACGGGCGTGACCATGGCGGACTTCGACGCCAAGGGCTTCGTGGAACTGTGCGACGCGCCCAAGTACCGCGAGGACGCGGAACTGAAGTTTGGCACCGGCTCGGGCAAGCTGGAAATGATCAGCCCCAAGTGGACCAAGGCCGGCGAACCCAGCCTGCGCCCCTACGCCGCGCCGCCCGCACCGCCGCAGGGCATGTTCCGCATCGCCTTCGGGCGCACGGCGCTGCACACCCAGGGCCACACCGTGAACAACCCGCTGCTGGCCGAGCAGATGGCCACCAACGTGGCGTGGATCAACACCGCACGGGCCGCCGAACTGGGCATAGCCGACGGCGAACTGCTGGAAGTGCTGGACGCGCACGGCACCGCCGCCGGGCGCATCCGCGCCTTCGTCACCGACTTCGTGCACCCCGAGGCACTGTTCATGGTGCACGGCTTCGGCCACCGGCTGCCGGTGGAATCGCGGGCGCGGGGCAAGGGCGTGGCCGACCAGGAACTGATGCCCGGCGGGCTTGAACGCTACGACCGGGCCGGGGGCGGCATCTCCATGCAGGAACACTTCGTTGCCGTGCGCAAGGCCGCGGCCAGGGCATAG
- a CDS encoding iron-containing alcohol dehydrogenase, protein MAVQEQVYGFFIPSVTLIGIGASKAIPEKIKALGGSKPLIVTDMGIVKAGILKQITDLLDAAKMAYSVYDETIPNPTDDNVHKGVEVYKKNKCDSLITLGGGSSHDCGKGIGLVIANGGKIHDFEGVDKSSKPMPPYVAVNTTAGTASEMTRFCIITDTSRKVKMAIVDWRVTPSIALDDPLLMMGMPPALTAATGMDALTHAVEAYVSTIATPMTDACAEQAITLIATFLRRAVANGRDIEARERMCFAQYLAGMAFNNASLGHVHAMAHQLGGFYDLPHGECNAILLPYVSQFNLIAKLDRFARIAELLGENISGLSVRDAAEKAICAIKRLSADVGIPAGLVALGKRYGKDVKPKDIAIMTKNAQKDACGLTNPRCPTDADVAAIYEAAM, encoded by the coding sequence ATGGCAGTTCAGGAACAGGTTTACGGGTTCTTCATTCCCAGCGTTACCCTGATCGGCATCGGCGCCTCCAAGGCCATCCCCGAAAAGATCAAGGCGCTCGGCGGATCCAAGCCGCTCATCGTCACCGACATGGGCATCGTCAAGGCGGGCATCCTGAAGCAGATCACCGACCTGCTGGACGCCGCCAAGATGGCCTACAGCGTGTACGACGAAACCATCCCCAACCCCACCGACGACAACGTCCACAAGGGCGTTGAAGTCTACAAGAAGAACAAGTGCGACAGCCTGATCACCCTTGGCGGCGGCAGCTCGCACGACTGCGGCAAGGGCATCGGCCTTGTCATCGCCAACGGCGGCAAGATTCATGACTTCGAGGGCGTGGACAAGTCGTCCAAGCCCATGCCGCCTTACGTGGCCGTGAACACCACAGCGGGCACCGCGTCCGAAATGACCCGTTTCTGCATCATCACCGACACCAGCCGCAAGGTGAAGATGGCCATCGTGGACTGGCGCGTGACCCCCAGCATCGCCCTGGACGACCCGCTGCTGATGATGGGCATGCCCCCGGCGCTGACCGCCGCCACTGGCATGGACGCCCTGACCCACGCCGTGGAAGCCTACGTTTCCACCATCGCCACCCCCATGACCGACGCCTGTGCCGAGCAGGCCATCACGCTCATCGCCACCTTCCTGCGCCGCGCCGTGGCCAACGGGCGCGACATCGAGGCCCGCGAGCGCATGTGCTTCGCCCAGTACCTGGCGGGCATGGCCTTCAACAACGCCAGCCTCGGCCACGTGCACGCCATGGCCCACCAGCTTGGCGGCTTCTACGACCTGCCGCACGGCGAATGCAACGCCATCCTGCTGCCGTACGTCTCGCAGTTCAACCTCATCGCCAAGCTGGACCGCTTTGCCCGCATCGCCGAACTGCTGGGCGAGAACATCAGCGGCCTTTCGGTGCGCGACGCGGCGGAAAAGGCCATCTGCGCCATCAAGCGCCTGTCGGCGGACGTGGGCATTCCTGCCGGCCTCGTGGCCCTTGGCAAGCGTTACGGCAAGGACGTGAAGCCCAAGGACATCGCCATCATGACCAAGAACGCCCAGAAGGATGCCTGCGGTCTGACCAATCCGCGTTGTCCTACCGATGCTGATGTCGCGGCCATTTACGAAGCGGCCATGTAA
- a CDS encoding 4Fe-4S dicluster domain-containing protein, with product MDVTNLESVRDDDFIHAVMEESGQNLTHCYQCGNCTAGCPCGFAYDIQVSQIMRNLQAGRKDKVLNSRSIWLCLSCSSCTTRCPNNIDVARVMDVLRHIARREGRVAEKGVTTFWDAFLASVRKHGRVYELGVVANYVARTGRVWTDIDLLPRIAPKGKLSPMPHDIRGRDEIARIFQRYEEERTR from the coding sequence ATGGACGTGACCAACCTTGAATCTGTCCGCGACGACGACTTCATCCATGCGGTCATGGAGGAGAGCGGGCAGAATCTTACGCACTGTTACCAGTGCGGCAACTGTACGGCGGGGTGTCCGTGCGGGTTCGCCTACGACATCCAGGTCAGCCAGATCATGCGCAACCTGCAGGCGGGCCGGAAGGACAAGGTGCTGAACAGCCGATCCATCTGGCTGTGCCTGTCCTGCTCCAGCTGCACCACCCGCTGTCCCAACAACATCGACGTGGCACGGGTGATGGACGTCCTGCGCCACATCGCCCGGCGCGAGGGCCGGGTGGCCGAGAAGGGCGTGACCACCTTCTGGGACGCCTTCCTTGCCTCCGTGCGCAAGCATGGCCGGGTCTACGAACTGGGCGTGGTGGCCAACTATGTGGCCCGCACCGGCAGGGTGTGGACCGACATCGATCTTCTGCCGCGCATCGCGCCCAAGGGCAAACTTTCCCCCATGCCGCACGACATCAGGGGCCGGGACGAGATCGCCCGCATCTTCCAGCGCTACGAGGAGGAAAGGACGCGATGA
- a CDS encoding CoB--CoM heterodisulfide reductase iron-sulfur subunit B family protein: MNLAYYPGCSGLGTSREYERSTRAACAALGVKLTDIPDWSCCGSTPAHALEHALSGALSARNLVGAARAGCDTVATPCPSCLSNLKTARHRMADDGFRAKVGRLLDQPADALAALPDVQSVLETLVTRVGLDAIRAKVRQPLAGLRVAPYYGCIMTRPADVMRFDDPENPTSMDDLLTALGAEVVPFAYKVECCGASYGVTRRDIVARLSGRLLGAARDAGAHAVVVACPLCQMNLDLRQTQVEWPGGNAVDMPVFYFTQLLGRALGVPDAELGLEQLCVDPAIAFRRAAQVVAARQAEEAAQAAKAAAQAAAKAAQAKQAAAANEGGRA, encoded by the coding sequence ATGAATCTCGCCTACTACCCCGGCTGTTCGGGGCTCGGCACCTCGCGCGAGTACGAACGCTCCACCCGGGCCGCCTGCGCGGCGCTGGGCGTGAAGCTGACGGATATCCCGGACTGGAGCTGCTGCGGTTCCACCCCGGCCCACGCGCTGGAGCATGCCCTGTCGGGCGCGTTGTCGGCCCGCAACCTGGTGGGCGCCGCCCGCGCGGGTTGCGACACCGTGGCCACCCCCTGTCCGAGCTGTCTTTCCAACCTCAAGACTGCCCGTCACCGCATGGCCGACGACGGCTTTCGCGCCAAGGTAGGGCGGTTGCTGGACCAGCCCGCCGACGCACTCGCGGCCCTGCCCGACGTCCAGTCGGTGCTGGAAACGCTGGTGACCCGCGTTGGCCTTGACGCCATCCGCGCCAAGGTGCGCCAGCCCCTCGCCGGGTTGCGCGTGGCCCCCTATTACGGCTGCATCATGACCCGCCCGGCGGATGTCATGCGCTTCGACGATCCGGAAAACCCCACCTCCATGGATGACTTGCTTACGGCGCTGGGCGCCGAGGTGGTGCCCTTTGCCTACAAGGTGGAATGTTGCGGGGCCTCGTACGGGGTCACGCGGCGGGACATAGTGGCCCGGCTTTCCGGGCGGCTGCTGGGCGCGGCGCGCGACGCCGGTGCCCACGCCGTGGTGGTGGCCTGCCCGCTGTGCCAGATGAACCTGGACCTGCGCCAGACGCAGGTGGAATGGCCCGGCGGCAATGCCGTGGACATGCCGGTGTTCTACTTCACCCAGTTGCTGGGGCGCGCCCTGGGCGTGCCGGATGCGGAACTGGGGCTGGAACAGCTGTGCGTTGACCCGGCCATCGCCTTCCGTCGCGCGGCGCAGGTTGTGGCGGCACGGCAGGCCGAAGAGGCCGCGCAGGCCGCCAAGGCGGCCGCCCAGGCAGCAGCCAAGGCCGCCCAGGCCAAACAGGCCGCCGCAGCGAATGAAGGGGGCAGGGCATGA